The genomic window tagggggtatggtatatgggatatggtagggggtatggtaTATGGGATATGGTAGGGGGTATGGGATATGGggtatggtagggggtatggtaTATGGGATATGGTAGGGGGTATGGGATATGGGGTTTGGGATATGGTATGAGGTATGGTCAGGGGTATGGGATATGGGGTATGAGGTATGGTAGGGGGTACGGGATATGGGGTATGGGATATGGGGTATGGTAGGGGGTACGGGATATGGGGTATGGGATATGGGGTATGGTCGGGGGTATGGGGTATGGGAtatggtagggggtatggtaTGGGGTATGGGAtatggtagggggtatggtaTATGGGATATGGTAGGGGGTATGGGATATGGGGTATGGTATATGGGATATGGTAGGGGGTATGGGATATGGGGTTTGGGATATGGTAGGGGGTATGGGGTATGGTAGGAGGTATggtatggtagggggtatggtaggaggtatggtatggtagggggtatggtaggaggtatggtatggtagggggtatggtaTGGGGTATGGTAGGAGGTATGGTATGGGAtatggtagggggtatggtaTGGGTTATGGTAGGGGGTACGGTAGGGGGAATGGTAGTGGTAGGGGGTATGGTATGGGATATGGTAGGGGGTACggtagggggtatggtagtggtAGGAGGTATGGTAGTGGGTACGGTAGTGGGAATGGTAGGGGGtatggggtatggtagtgggtacaGTAGTGGGAAtggtagggggtatggtagtgggtacgGTAGTGGGAATGGTAGTGGGTACAGTAGTAGGTAccgggcgcaccggtttgtgtcatgaactgcaacgctgctgggtttttcacgctacAGTttcgtgtgcatcaagaatggtccaccacgcaaagaacatccaaccaacttgacacaactgtggaaagcgttggagtcaacatgggccagcctccctgtggaatgtatatatatgtataacgTGTGTACCTTTGTGCAGGGCCTCGTTGGTCATGCGGTTGATGTAACGAGAGCTGCTCTCTGGAACCAGCCACTTCATCACTGTGTTCACACAAGACTTTCTGTACGAACTCCATACACTGCCACTACAGgacgggagagaagagggagatatGAAGAGCGAtatgaaaagagaaagaaagaatgagatATGAAGAGAtatgaagagagaaagaaatgagGGAGAGCgatagatatggagagagagatcgTCTCACCTGGTCTGACCCTTGACCTCAGTGAGGTCACCGACCCCGACGGTGTGACACACTCCTGTGTTGAGGTCCCAGCTCACCTGCAGACTGGAGTGGTAGGTGTTGGGCCTGGAAGACACCTACCGGTTAGTGTGAGTGACAGTTAGAGACAATTAAAACAGCCCTCCAGACCACCTCACCAAGTGACTAGCCAGGAAAACAGCCCTCCGGACCCCTGACCCCAGAACACCTCACCAGGTGACTAGCCAGGAAACAGCCCTCCAGACCCCAGAACACCTCACCAGGTGACTAGCCAGGAAAACAGCCCTCCAGACCCCAGAACACCTCATCAGGTGACTAGCCAGGAAAACAGCCCTCCAGACCCCAAAACACCTCATCAGGTGACTAGCCAGGAAAACAGCCCTCCAGACCCCAAAACACCTCACCAGGTGACTAGACAGGAAAACACCTCCAGACCCCAGAACACCACACCAGGTGATTAGAGAGGAAAACAGCCCTCCAGACCCCAGAACACCTCACCAGGTGACTAGCCAGGAAAACAGACCTCCAGACCCCAGAACACCTCACCAGGTGACTAGCCAGGAAAACAGACCTCCAGACCTCAGAACACCTCACCAGGTGACTAGCCAGGAAAACAGAGGGAAACAGCCCTCCAGACCCCAAAACACCTCATCAGGTGACTAGCCAGGAAAACAGCCCTCCAGACCCCAGAACACCTCACCAGGTGACTAGACAGGAAAACAGACCTCCAGACCCCAGAACACCTCACCAGGTGACTAGCCAGGAAAACAGACCTCCAGGCCCCAGAACACCTCGCCAGGTGACTAGCCAGGAAAACAGACCTCCAGACCCCAGAACACCTCACCAGGTGACTAGACAGGAAAACAGACCTCCAGACCCCAGAACACCTCACCAGGTGACTAGCCAGGAAAACAGACCTCCAGACCCCAGAACACCTCACCAGGTGACTAGCCAGGAAAACAGACCTCCAGACCCCAGAACACCTCACCAGGTGACTAGCCAGGAAAACAGACCTCCAGACCCCAGAACACCTCACCAGGCCACAATTGTCTTTTTTGTTCAAGCTGGGATGAAGCATGGCTATGCCTTTACTAaaaatagatgtgtgtgtgtgtgcagtgtagtTACCTGCAGTGTTCCTCTTCAGGGTTGGAGAACGCCAGAAGCAGCAGCCCAATGTTTATCACCACTGTGTTAGTCTCTGGACACACCtgatacacacaaatacacagcaTTACCGTCTGAccagatgtgagtgtgtgtgcgtatatatatatatatatacacacacacacacacagtgtgtaagTGTGCACGCTTGTAGACTAAGTGTCTGTAGATGCTCCTGTGTGTGAACGCATGGTACGGGTCGTGTATatgtctatagtgtgtgtgtgagagagatagagatatatatatctatttcacacacacacggctacagatgaagtcagaagttcatgcaccttagccaaatacatttaaactcagtttttcacaattcctgacatttaatcctagtttaaaaaaaaacctgtcttaggtcagttaggatcaccactttattttaagaatgtgaaatgtcagaataatagtagagagaatgatttatttaagcttttatttctttcatcacattcccagtgggtcagaagtttacatacactcaattagtatttggtagcattgcctttaaattgtttaacttgggtcaaacatttcaggtagcctcccacaataagttgtgtgaattttggcccattcctcctgacaagagctggtgtaactgagtcaggtttgtaggcctccttgattgcacacactttttcagttctgcccacaaatgttctacaagactgaggtcaggtctttgtgatggccactccaataccttgactttgttgtccttaagccattctgccacaactttggaagtatgcttggggtcattgtccattacgaagacccatttgcaaccaagctttaactgatgtcttgagatgttgcttcaatatattcacataatttcccttcctgATGACATttattttgttaagtgcaccagtccctcctgcagaaaagcaccccagTCTGCTATCACAgtctggaacatgttccgggattctccgatggcattgaagagtacaccacatcagtcagtggatttatcaataagtgcatcgagaacatcgtccccacagtgactgtatgtacacaacccaaccagaagccatggattacagacaacattcgcactgagctaaagggtagagctgctgctttcaaagtGCGggactaacccggaagcttacaagaaatcctgctatgccctgcaacgaaccatcaaacaggcaaagcgtcaatacagggctaagattgaatcatactacaccggctccggcgctcgtcttatgtggtagggcttgcaaactattacagactacaaagggaagcacagccacgagctgcccagtgacacaagcctaccagacgagctaaatcactttaTGCTCGCGTcgtggcaagcaacactgaggcatgcatgagagcatcagctgttccggatgactatgcgatcacgctctctgtggccgacatgagtaagacctttaaacaggtcaacatacacaaggctgcggggcctgacggattaccaggacgtgtgctccaggcatgtgctgaccaactggcaggtgtcttcactgacattttcaacatgtccctgattgagtctgtaataccaacatgtttcaagcagaccaccatagtccctgtgcccaagaacacaaaggcaacctgcctaaatgactatagacccatagtcatgaagtgctttgaaaggctagtaatggctcacatcaacaccattatcccagaaatcctagacccactccaatttgcataccgcccaaacagatccacagatgatgccatctctattgcactccacattgccctttcccacctggaccaaAATAACacttgtgagaatgctattcattcatACACAGGTCTATAGTGtatagcgttcaacaccatagtaccctcaaagctcatcactaagctaaggatcctgggactatctccgacaacgacgagacagcctatagggaggtcgtcagagacctggccttgtggtgccagaataacaacctatccctcaatgtcgccaagactaaggagatgattgtggactacaggaaaaggaggactgagcacgcctccattctcgtggacggggctgtagtggagcaggttgagagcttcaagttcctcggtgtccacatcaacaacaaactagaatagtccaaacacaccaagacagtcgtgaagagggcacgacaacgcctattccccccaggaggctgaaaagatgtgGCATGGGTCCCGAGATGGCACATATATGTATGTCGATAGTGTATCTAGGtctatagtgtgtatatagtgtatatataggtctATAGTGTGTATACAGGTCtatagtgtgtatataggtgattagtgtatatataggtctatagtgtatagtgtatatataggtgaatagtgtatatataggtgtatagtgtatatataggtgtatagtgtatatataggtctatagtgtatatataggtgtatagtgtatatataggtgtatatataggtgtatagtgtatatataggtgtatatataggtgtatagtgtatatataggtgtatatataggtgtatagtgtatatataggtgtatagtgtatatataggtctAGGGTGTATATATAGGTCTAGGGTGTATATATAGGTCTAGAGTGTATATAGGTCTAGAGTGTATATataggtgtatagtgtatatataggtctagggtgtatatataggtctagggtgtatatataggtctagggtgtatatataggtctagggtgtatatataggtctagggtgtatatataggtctagggtgtatatataggtctagggtgtatatataggtctagggtgtatatataggtctagggtgtatatataggtctagggtgtatatataggtctagagtgtatatataggtctagagtgtatatataggtctagagtgtatatataggtctagagtgtatatataggtctatagtgtatatataggtctagagtgtatatataggtgtatagtgtatatataggtctagagtgtatatataggtctagagtgtatatataggtctagagtgtatatataggtctagagtgtatatataggtgtatagtgtatatataggtgtatagtgtatatataggtgtatagtgtatatataggtctatagtgtatatatataggtctatagtgtatatatataggtctagagtgtatatataggtctagagtgtatatataggtctagagtgtatatataggtctagggtgtatatataggtctagggtgtatatataggtctagggtgtatatataggtctagggtgtatatataggtctagagtgtatatataggtgtagagtgtatatataggtgtatagtgtatatataggtgtagtgtatatataggtgtagtgtatatataggtgtagagtgtatatataggtgtatagtgtatatataggtgtatagtgtatatataggtctagagtgtatatatataggtgtatagtgtatatataggtctagagtgtatatataggtgtatagtgtatatataggtgtatagtgtatatatatataggtctatagtgtatatatataggtctatagtgtatatatataggtctatagtgtatatatataggtctatagtgtatatatataggtctatagtgtatatatataggtctatagtgtatatagtgtatatataggtctatagtgtatatatataggtctatagtgtatatagtgtatatataggtctatagtgtatatataggtctatagtgtatatataggtgtatatataggtgattagtgtatatataggtgtatagtgtatatataggtgATTAGTGTATATATAGGTGATTAGTGTATATATGTACCTCCAGTATAACAACGTCGTAGTCGTTGAAGGAACAGAACTGAGCAGCCCAGCGGGCATCGCTCCGGATCACCTCGTTGATCAGGTACTCAAAGTCCAGAGTCaactgctccacacacacactctgtaggacagacacacacatcagcatGTTCTGGTTTACTACAGGTCTAAAACATTAACACACACTctgtaggacagacacacacactctgtaggacagacacacacactctgtgtaggacagacacacacactctgtgtaggacagacacacacactctgtgtaggacagacacacacactctgtgtaggacagacacacacactctgtgtaggacagacacacacactctgtgtaggacagacacacacactctgtgtagGACAGACACAACACATCTGtgtaggacagacacacacactctgtgtaggacagacacacacactctgtgtaggacagacacacacactctgtgtaggacagacacacacactctgtgtaggacagacacacacactctgtgtaggacagacacacacactctgtgtagGACAGACACCACATCTGtgtaggacagacacacacactctgtgtaggacagacacacacactctgtgtaggacagacacacacacacacactctgtaggacaaacacacactatgtaggacagacacacactatgtaggacagacacacacattagccTGTTCTGGTTTACTACAGGTCTAAAACAATAACACACACTctgtaggacagacacacacttcGGCATGTTCTGGTTTACTACAGGTCTaaaacaataacacacacacacacactctcagtagGACACACACACTAGCATGTTCTGGTTTACTGCATGTCtaaacaataacacacacactcagtaggacacacagacatacacacacacacacacacacacacactagcatgtTCTGGTTAACTGCAGGTCTAAAACagtaacacacactctctcagtaggacacacacactctgtaggacacacagacatatacacacacacacactagcatgtTCTGGTTAACTGCAGGTCtaaaacagtaacacacacactctcagtaggacacacacactctgtaggacacacagacagacatacacacacacacacacactagcatgtTCTGGTTTACTGCAGGTCTCCTGGACTTGGGTTCCTTCCAAATACTAAGTGaagacaacaggtgtaaatattaACACTCAGGCCCTGTGTCTCTCAGACACATCTCTCCTTCTTGCTGATCTAGTTATCTCCATTGGTAGGGATGGATtttattctctcacacacacacacctgtccgtTGTGGGGCCCAGTGACCAGCTGTAGGTTGCGTCCCTTCAGGTCAGTCACAGTGAAGGGCAGCTGGACCTtatcatcctcataaccctagaGGGAGCGcgggaagaaagagaagaggggagcgagagagggagggataNNNNNNNNNNNNNNNNNNNNNNNNNNNNNNNNNNNNNNNNNNNNNNNNNNNNNNNNNNNNNNNNNNNNNNNNNNNNNNNNNNNNNNNNNNNNNNNNNNNNgggggaagagagagagaagagggggggaagagagagagagggggggaagagagagagagagagggggggaagagagagagagaggggggggaagagagagagagaggggggaagagagagagagagggggggaagagagagagatagagggcgaGACAGAAATAAAGGGAGGAGTTTCAGCTTCCTATTTACATGACCAAGCACATTGTGCGTTACATGTGAAAACTTCtacagtgtgtctcacctcctgcATCCTGCTCTGGCGCCCCCGGCTGTGGCATGCGGTACTGCAAGCGGGTGTAGTTGACATATCCCGGCTCGCTGCAGCCTGCTTCCTGAGTAGAATGAGGAGTgggggtggaagaggaggaggaggcaggagacatCACCGCGCTACACTGAATAGAGTCCTCCTGCAAAGGTCGCAACAAGCTTTGGTTCCCAGCTGAAGTGGAAGTCTGTGGTGCGCTAGTCTGTGCGTCTTCCCTCTGTTCACTGTCCCTCTCCAcgctcaccccttctctctcagtcACGACGGTCTCCTCTCCTACTTCGCTTCCCTCCGgtttccctctcctttcccctccctcgtttttctctccctcctccctgggcACGTCTGAAGAGGTCGGCGGCGAACTCTCGCGCCCGGGCGGCAGCTTGTGATTGGCTAGGGGAAAGAGGGGCGGGGCTTGGTTTGGCGGTTAGCAGGCGGCCGTCGGGAGACCCttgagaggaagaggatgaagagggCGATGGAGGGGTTTGATGTTCTAAGGTGGGGGCTGTGGCTCTCTTTCTGAACAGGATCTGAGAGGAATGACCCTGCTCACCTGCTGACAACACAGGAGACGAGACTTAGTCATATCCCACAGGGGACGGGAGATAATTCATATCATCACacaggagaaagaagagagggaaaatgaacgagacagaaagagagaagggggttaGAGAGAAATTAAACTGAACCAGaaagatgaagtgtgtgtgttcagtgtgtgtttgcGTTGTCTCTACCtggacagagggacacagagcaGGCCACCAGGAATAGGAGGTGTTGAGGAAGATCACTGGTCTTTCTTCAGCTGGAAGGCAGGCTGGAAGGTGGGGAAGGGATAGACCACCTGGTACCGACTGTTCAACATATAGCCATGTTCCAGACACTCTCcactacctagagagagagagagagaggactgttcaacatataaccatgttccagacactctccactacctagagagagagaggactgttcaacatatagccatgttccagacactctccactacctagagagagagagactgttcaacatatagccatgttccagacactgtccactacctagagagagagactgttcaacatataaccatgttccagacactctccactacctagagagactgttcaacatatagccatgttccagacactctccactacctagagagactgttcaacatataaccatgttccagacactctccactacctagagagactgttcaacatataaccatgttccagacactctccactacctagagagagagactgttcaacatataaccatgttccagacactctccactacctagagagagagactgttcaacATATAACCATGTTCCAGACCACTCTCcactacctagagagagagactgttcaacatatagccatgttccaggacactctccactacctaga from Oncorhynchus kisutch isolate 150728-3 unplaced genomic scaffold, Okis_V2 scaffold886, whole genome shotgun sequence includes these protein-coding regions:
- the LOC116362875 gene encoding LOW QUALITY PROTEIN: DDB1- and CUL4-associated factor 15-like (The sequence of the model RefSeq protein was modified relative to this genomic sequence to represent the inferred CDS: inserted 2 bases in 2 codons), which encodes MAPSSKSEKDGNKQTLRKHKEHVVKLLNRGKLSGQYSQRLFRKLPPRVCVPLKNIVSEEFLRAGHIFLGFTKCGRYVLSYTSDCGEDDDFSFYTYHLYWWEFNLHSRLKQVHHVRLFTGEDIYSDLYLTVCEWPTTTPRSSSLASNTRSSSSVLMNLMMSDENNRDIYITIASMPPLRPCSQCCPPNTSTIRTGSGECLEHGYMLNSRYQVVYPFPTFQPAFQLKKDQXIFLNTSYXLVACSVSLCPAEAPPLFPLANHKLPPGRESSPPTSSDVPREEGEKNEGGERRGKPEGSEVGEETVVTEREGVSVERDSEQREDAQTSAPQTSTSAGNQSLLRPLQEDSIQCSAVMSPASSSSSTPTPHSTQEAGCSEPGYVNYTRLQYRMPQPGAPEQDAGGYEDDKVQLPFTVTDLKGRNLQLVTGPHNGQSVCVEQLTLDFEYLINEVIRSDARWAAQFCSFNDYDVVILEVCPETNTVVINIGLLLLAFSNPEEEHCRPNTYHSSLQVSWDLNTGVCHTVGVGDLTEVKGQTSGSVWSSYRKSCVNTVMKWLVPESSSRYINRMTNEALHKGSSLQVLADSDRSTWIIL